The following proteins come from a genomic window of Mycolicibacterium rufum:
- a CDS encoding PIG-L deacetylase family protein: MIGLQTGSLHEIAVLGAHCDDIAIGMGATLLTLSRAHPGVRVHALVLSGADTVREAEERAALAAFCPGAQVRLTLLGLPDGQTPAHWNEVKEGLRAFRRTCEPQLVFTTQRADAHQDHRLLAELTPTEFRDHLTLGYEILKWESDTPSPNVFHPVDTATAEEKSWLLHKHYPSQTGRDWFDEDAFLGLSRLRGVQCRSAHAEAFVVEKTVLGFGREAVA, encoded by the coding sequence GTGATCGGCCTGCAGACCGGATCGCTGCACGAGATCGCGGTGCTGGGCGCCCACTGCGACGACATCGCCATCGGCATGGGCGCCACGCTGCTCACGCTGAGCCGGGCCCATCCGGGCGTGCGGGTGCACGCGCTGGTGCTCTCCGGCGCGGACACCGTGCGTGAGGCCGAGGAACGCGCCGCACTGGCGGCGTTCTGCCCCGGCGCGCAGGTGCGGCTGACGCTGCTCGGCCTTCCCGACGGGCAGACGCCCGCACACTGGAACGAGGTGAAGGAGGGTCTGCGCGCGTTCCGCCGCACCTGCGAACCACAGCTGGTGTTCACCACCCAGCGCGCCGACGCCCACCAGGATCACCGGCTGCTTGCCGAACTGACCCCGACAGAGTTCCGCGACCACCTCACGCTGGGCTACGAGATCCTCAAGTGGGAGTCGGACACCCCGTCGCCCAACGTCTTCCATCCGGTCGACACCGCGACCGCCGAGGAGAAGTCCTGGCTGCTGCACAAGCACTATCCGTCGCAGACCGGTCGCGACTGGTTCGACGAGGACGCGTTCCTGGGTCTGTCGCGGCTGCGCGGGGTGCAGTGCCGCAGCGCGCACGCCGAGGCGTTCGTCGTCGAGAAGACGGTGCTCGGTTTCGGACGGGAGGCGGTGGCATGA
- a CDS encoding glucose-1-phosphate cytidylyltransferase — protein MKVVLFCGGYGMRMRNGSDDEIPKPMQMIGPRPLIWHVMRYYAHFGHTEFVLCLGYGAEHIKDYFLSYRESASNDFVIRGGKVELLQTDISDWTITFVDTGPESPIGERLRRVRSHLEGDEYFLANYADVLTDAPLNDIIEEVQASGAAASMLIVPPQSSFHCVDVVESGPHTGAVTGITPVSRLPIWENGGYFVLSAAVLDMLTENCDLVEDVCGNLAARGKLYGYKHLGFWKPADTFKERAELDAAYRSGDRPWALWEHEKATAS, from the coding sequence ATGAAGGTCGTTCTGTTCTGTGGCGGTTACGGCATGCGGATGCGTAACGGCAGCGATGACGAGATCCCCAAGCCGATGCAGATGATCGGTCCGCGTCCGCTGATTTGGCACGTCATGCGGTACTACGCCCACTTCGGGCACACCGAGTTCGTGCTGTGCCTGGGTTACGGTGCCGAGCACATCAAGGACTACTTCCTGTCCTACCGCGAGTCGGCGTCCAACGACTTCGTCATCCGCGGCGGCAAGGTGGAGCTGCTGCAGACCGACATCAGCGACTGGACCATCACGTTCGTCGACACCGGCCCGGAATCGCCCATCGGAGAACGGCTCCGGCGGGTTCGCTCGCATCTCGAGGGCGACGAGTACTTCCTCGCCAATTACGCCGACGTGCTGACCGACGCGCCGCTCAACGACATCATCGAGGAGGTGCAGGCCTCCGGCGCGGCGGCGTCGATGCTGATCGTGCCGCCGCAGTCGTCGTTCCACTGCGTCGACGTCGTCGAATCCGGCCCCCACACCGGCGCGGTCACCGGCATCACGCCGGTGTCGCGGTTGCCGATCTGGGAGAACGGCGGCTACTTCGTGCTGTCCGCCGCGGTGCTCGACATGCTCACGGAGAACTGTGATCTGGTCGAGGACGTGTGCGGGAACCTGGCCGCCCGCGGAAAGCTGTACGGCTACAAGCACCTCGGGTTCTGGAAGCCGGCCGACACCTTCAAGGAACGCGCCGAACTCGACGCGGCCTACCGCAGCGGCGACCGGCCCTGGGCGCTGTGGGAGCACGAGAAGGCGACCGCGTCGTGA